One Thermogemmata fonticola DNA window includes the following coding sequences:
- a CDS encoding WD40 repeat domain-containing serine/threonine protein kinase has protein sequence MTNQYRCAEGHTWVMPLDGHLPRACPVCGTEQWESLPSQPQHEDQTGLPRVDPVVLAAPVEQLDPVGKGLTRTFFPGRLQRLESSSASAPSDSPSLDHAFVVESTLPPPDPGYAQEPGALTSTGDSLVQLLPEGGETAKGQSTGSVARLEPVPQVPGYELLGELGRGGMGVVYKARQLSLNRIVALKMILAGVHADAEARARFRREAEAVAALQHPNIVQIYEIGEAGGHLYLALEYVEGGNLATHLQRGPWPAHLAAELVLLLAQATQYAHSRGVIHRDLKPANVLLRRVNGAAPYPSTEVFSPESITSDSPPWPLPRDLEPKITDFGLAKRLEESGSGGTRSGAVMGTPSYIAPEQAAGRNRDIGPAVDIYSLGAILYELLTGRPPFLGESPLDIILQVLHDEPVPPRRLRPSIPLDLETICLKCLEKQPSRRYPNAAALAEDLRRFLDGEPILARPLSGPERIARWVRRHPVWSALAAVSVTSLVILLVGLTTAYLQVRAAVRQREAEAEAARLARQDEAQARQEAERLALENAQKRREAEESNARLQREIEERRRSNYALQLMQIATVVEYDPYRAVRLLEDPQRCPPELRDFTWAYLHRLCQRQVVEYQHLETRPAPPIRAVAWSPRGSFVASGDDRGHVHVWDPNSGRTWLVGSAHSGRITAVAFTPDEALLITAGEDGAIRLWELPVALLQQTQRSLDLLRPLRPWVRPLRLKSPRWEVLQAHGGAAVTALAVSPDGRLLVSGAADGTLCWWNLAAVHPPLAEVMAWSALVGSAAPAVRFPPRSDRLPMLLDRPIEAHPDPNKTKVEGRPFIAEVTSLSFAPDGRRLASGGTDGYVRVWEGNGSRLQVEFKSTAPIRAVTFSPDGQHLAFADSGATPLIQLIRLAHPERPPRRLSGHTAAIYSLAFSPDGEWLASGSFDRTVRLWDTTGRELTVLHGHAQSVVTLAFSPDRLQLISGSSDGTARIWRTQPQRCETVELSPEDVVELVTASANGRLILMASRGAQGEGNIVAGLWPSHLRDRFRLRQILLPLEQWDWGPGRPGPHVLALALTPNGRLALTSFEIGTEAGKRNLVALWLRMDWSGGETLRFHDPLAIPWNSPVYAVAVDAAGRTAALLEAGGVWLWELPAWDPLRLGAKPAGKGSSPRRLYTTEKQKPARECVFDPTGRYLALAIENQLVILDREGRVVLERQLRERITALAWGGPQGNWLAIAQADGLVRVASWKPSERTLDWQADITGHDGAVYALAFSPNGRTLASGGHDRVVVLSDPQTGQERARLTGHVERIIRLQFLPDASALLSFARDGSVKYWPARSQAPGL, from the coding sequence ATGACGAATCAGTACCGCTGTGCGGAGGGCCATACGTGGGTGATGCCGCTGGACGGCCATCTCCCCCGTGCTTGCCCCGTGTGCGGCACGGAGCAATGGGAAAGTCTGCCGTCTCAGCCCCAGCATGAGGATCAGACCGGCTTACCGCGGGTCGATCCGGTGGTTTTGGCCGCACCGGTGGAACAACTGGACCCGGTGGGCAAAGGACTGACCCGAACTTTCTTCCCTGGCCGCTTGCAAAGGCTGGAATCTTCGTCCGCCTCCGCCCCCTCGGACAGTCCGAGCTTAGATCATGCCTTTGTGGTAGAGAGTACCCTGCCTCCGCCAGACCCAGGCTATGCCCAGGAACCCGGAGCACTGACCTCAACCGGGGATAGTTTGGTTCAACTGTTGCCGGAAGGTGGGGAGACGGCTAAGGGGCAATCGACCGGCAGCGTGGCGCGGCTGGAGCCAGTGCCGCAGGTGCCCGGCTACGAATTGCTCGGCGAGTTGGGCCGCGGCGGTATGGGCGTGGTGTACAAGGCCCGCCAACTGAGCCTGAACCGGATTGTCGCCCTGAAGATGATTCTGGCAGGTGTGCACGCCGATGCTGAGGCCCGTGCCCGCTTCCGCCGGGAGGCCGAGGCCGTAGCGGCCTTGCAGCATCCGAATATCGTTCAGATTTACGAGATCGGCGAAGCGGGGGGGCATCTGTATCTGGCCCTGGAGTATGTGGAAGGGGGGAACCTCGCGACCCATTTGCAGCGCGGTCCCTGGCCGGCCCATCTAGCCGCCGAGCTGGTCCTGCTGTTGGCACAAGCCACGCAGTATGCCCACAGCCGGGGGGTGATCCATCGGGACCTCAAGCCGGCCAACGTACTCCTCCGGCGGGTCAATGGGGCAGCTCCCTATCCCTCCACCGAGGTATTTTCCCCCGAGAGCATCACGAGCGATTCCCCCCCTTGGCCCTTACCTCGTGATTTGGAACCCAAAATCACGGACTTTGGCCTGGCCAAGCGGCTGGAGGAAAGCGGGAGTGGCGGGACCCGCAGCGGGGCCGTCATGGGCACTCCAAGCTATATCGCTCCGGAGCAAGCCGCGGGGAGAAACCGGGACATTGGACCCGCAGTCGATATTTATTCTCTCGGCGCCATCCTTTACGAATTGCTAACCGGCCGGCCCCCCTTTCTGGGGGAAAGCCCCCTCGACATCATCCTGCAAGTTCTGCATGACGAGCCAGTTCCCCCGCGCCGTCTCAGGCCAAGTATCCCTTTGGACCTAGAGACCATCTGCCTGAAGTGTCTGGAAAAGCAGCCGTCCCGTCGTTACCCCAATGCCGCCGCGCTGGCGGAGGATCTGCGGCGTTTTCTCGATGGCGAGCCGATCTTGGCACGCCCCTTGTCCGGTCCGGAGCGCATCGCGCGGTGGGTCCGCCGCCATCCGGTCTGGAGCGCCTTAGCCGCTGTCTCGGTCACCTCCCTTGTCATCTTGCTGGTGGGCTTGACCACGGCCTATCTTCAGGTGCGGGCAGCGGTCCGCCAGCGCGAAGCCGAGGCCGAAGCGGCGCGTCTGGCCCGGCAAGATGAAGCCCAAGCCCGCCAGGAAGCCGAACGCCTGGCCCTGGAAAACGCCCAAAAACGGCGCGAAGCCGAAGAGAGCAATGCCCGCTTGCAACGCGAGATCGAGGAACGCCGCCGCTCCAACTACGCCTTGCAACTGATGCAAATTGCGACCGTGGTGGAATACGACCCCTACCGTGCCGTTCGGTTGCTGGAGGACCCCCAACGCTGTCCCCCCGAACTCCGGGATTTCACCTGGGCCTACCTCCATCGCTTGTGCCAACGGCAGGTGGTGGAATATCAGCATCTCGAAACCAGGCCAGCGCCGCCTATCCGCGCTGTGGCTTGGTCCCCCCGCGGCAGCTTCGTCGCTAGTGGAGATGATCGGGGACATGTCCACGTCTGGGACCCGAATAGCGGCCGGACCTGGTTAGTCGGCTCCGCCCATTCGGGTCGGATCACGGCTGTGGCCTTCACTCCCGATGAAGCCTTGCTCATCACCGCGGGAGAGGACGGAGCCATCCGGCTGTGGGAGTTGCCCGTGGCGTTGCTCCAGCAGACCCAACGCTCCCTGGACCTGCTGCGCCCGCTACGTCCGTGGGTACGTCCCCTGCGCCTGAAAAGTCCGCGTTGGGAGGTGCTCCAAGCGCATGGAGGGGCGGCTGTCACCGCCCTCGCAGTCAGTCCGGATGGCCGGTTGCTCGTCAGTGGCGCTGCGGATGGAACGCTCTGCTGGTGGAATCTCGCCGCGGTCCATCCTCCCTTGGCTGAAGTGATGGCCTGGAGCGCTCTGGTGGGTAGTGCCGCTCCGGCTGTCCGCTTCCCGCCGCGTTCCGACCGCCTGCCCATGCTGTTGGACCGTCCCATCGAGGCCCACCCTGACCCCAACAAAACGAAGGTGGAGGGACGACCCTTCATCGCGGAGGTCACCAGTCTGAGCTTCGCCCCGGATGGCCGCCGATTGGCCAGCGGCGGAACGGACGGCTACGTGCGGGTGTGGGAAGGGAATGGCAGCCGCCTTCAGGTGGAATTCAAATCCACGGCTCCCATCCGCGCTGTCACCTTTTCCCCGGACGGCCAGCACCTGGCTTTTGCTGACAGTGGAGCGACTCCCCTGATTCAACTGATTCGCCTGGCCCATCCCGAGCGCCCGCCCCGGCGGCTCAGCGGCCATACTGCCGCCATCTATTCCCTCGCTTTCAGTCCTGATGGCGAGTGGCTGGCCTCCGGTAGTTTCGACCGGACGGTGCGCCTCTGGGATACAACGGGCCGAGAATTGACCGTGCTCCACGGACACGCCCAAAGTGTGGTGACTTTGGCTTTCAGCCCGGATCGCCTGCAACTGATCTCCGGAAGTAGTGACGGCACGGCGCGGATATGGAGGACACAACCTCAACGTTGTGAGACCGTGGAATTGTCCCCGGAGGATGTGGTCGAATTGGTAACGGCTAGTGCCAATGGCCGATTGATTCTCATGGCCTCCCGTGGGGCGCAAGGAGAAGGAAACATTGTCGCCGGACTTTGGCCGTCCCACTTGCGCGATCGATTCCGTCTGCGGCAGATTCTCCTTCCTCTGGAACAATGGGATTGGGGTCCAGGGCGGCCAGGTCCCCATGTTCTCGCTCTCGCCTTGACGCCCAATGGCCGACTGGCCCTCACTTCCTTCGAGATCGGGACCGAGGCGGGTAAAAGGAACCTCGTGGCGTTATGGCTGCGAATGGACTGGTCAGGGGGGGAAACACTCAGGTTTCACGACCCGCTGGCGATTCCCTGGAATAGTCCGGTATATGCCGTGGCCGTCGATGCCGCGGGCCGGACGGCAGCTCTGCTCGAGGCGGGCGGAGTTTGGCTCTGGGAGCTGCCCGCGTGGGACCCTTTGCGTCTGGGAGCGAAACCGGCCGGCAAAGGTAGCTCCCCCCGCCGCCTTTACACCACCGAGAAGCAGAAACCCGCACGGGAATGCGTCTTCGATCCCACAGGCCGCTACCTCGCGTTGGCTATCGAGAACCAACTCGTGATCCTAGATCGAGAGGGTCGGGTGGTGTTAGAGCGGCAGCTACGCGAACGCATCACCGCCTTGGCTTGGGGTGGCCCTCAAGGCAATTGGCTGGCCATCGCCCAAGCCGACGGCCTGGTCCGAGTCGCCTCCTGGAAACCATCCGAGAGGACCTTGGACTGGCAGGCCGACATCACAGGACACGATGGAGCGGTCTATGCCCTAGCTTTTAGCCCAAACGGACGTACATTGGCCAGCGGCGGGCATGACCGCGTCGTGGTGCTCAGTGATCCCCAAACCGGACAGGAACGTGCCCGGTTGACCGGTCATGTCGAACGCATCATCCGCCTGCAATTTCTACCCGATGCTTCGGCTCTGTTGTCCTTTGCCCGCGATGGCAGTGTCAAATACTGGCCGGCTCGCAGCCAGGCACCCGGCCTCTGA
- the lpxA gene encoding acyl-ACP--UDP-N-acetylglucosamine O-acyltransferase, whose translation MSQPNSPGVHPTAIVSPEAVLGDDVRIGPYAIVEGPVIIGAGTVIGPYAHLIGPLTIGRNNQIGTGCVLGGAPQHLGYRGETTQIIIGDGNIFREHVTVHRALPQGTGHGSGVTRIGHRNLFMVGSHVAHDCTIGDECILANGALLAGHVTLADRVLISGNSAVHQFCRIGRLALLSGVSAVSQDIPPFWVMQRHNEVCGVNVIGMRRAGLSTADIQAVRHLFTLMYRQRLPLSVLLQQNTQLAETSPAVREVLEFIRTSQRGIPGAHRYRGSDEPPIETHRSAA comes from the coding sequence ATGAGCCAACCCAACAGCCCTGGGGTTCATCCGACGGCCATCGTCAGCCCCGAAGCCGTCTTGGGGGACGATGTGCGGATTGGCCCCTATGCCATTGTGGAAGGCCCCGTCATCATCGGGGCGGGGACGGTCATCGGTCCCTACGCCCACCTGATCGGTCCTTTGACGATCGGGCGCAACAACCAGATCGGGACCGGTTGCGTGCTCGGAGGCGCTCCCCAACACTTGGGTTATCGCGGAGAAACCACCCAGATCATAATTGGCGACGGCAATATCTTCCGCGAACACGTTACCGTCCACCGGGCCTTGCCCCAAGGAACAGGCCACGGCAGCGGGGTAACGCGGATCGGCCATCGCAATCTGTTCATGGTGGGCAGTCATGTGGCGCATGATTGTACCATTGGGGATGAGTGCATCCTGGCCAATGGCGCTCTGCTCGCCGGTCACGTGACCCTGGCCGACCGGGTTCTCATCAGCGGCAATTCTGCCGTCCACCAATTCTGCCGCATCGGGCGCTTGGCCCTGCTGAGCGGGGTGTCGGCGGTCAGTCAAGACATTCCGCCTTTTTGGGTCATGCAACGCCACAATGAAGTATGCGGAGTCAACGTCATTGGCATGCGGCGCGCGGGGCTATCCACGGCGGACATTCAAGCAGTCCGGCACCTTTTTACCCTCATGTACCGCCAGCGCCTTCCCCTGAGCGTGCTGTTACAACAGAACACCCAGCTTGCGGAGACTTCGCCGGCTGTTCGGGAAGTTCTCGAATTTATTCGCACCTCTCAGCGTGGTATTCCCGGCGCCCATCGCTACCGCGGCTCGGACGAACCCCCGATCGAGACCCACCGTTCCGCCGCCTGA
- a CDS encoding 50S ribosomal protein L25 encodes MQTIATLKATVRNAQGTRAARKLRQQGLVPAIIYGHKQANVAVAVSRHDIDHIVRVQHARMITLDVNGQQETVLIREVQWDVFGREIIHVDFERKSAAEKVRVVVPIELRNVPKQSGGAVLDQPLHTVHVECPLGNIPEAIRVDITHLSVGHPIHVKDLVVPAGVKILESPEAVVVQLKVPGAAETAAAPAAEAAPTAPEVIKKERKAEEAEEK; translated from the coding sequence ATGCAAACGATAGCCACACTCAAGGCAACTGTGCGAAACGCCCAGGGCACCCGTGCCGCACGCAAGTTGCGCCAACAGGGATTGGTCCCAGCCATCATCTACGGGCACAAGCAGGCGAATGTGGCCGTGGCCGTCTCCCGGCATGACATCGACCATATCGTCCGCGTTCAGCATGCCCGCATGATCACCCTGGATGTGAACGGCCAACAAGAGACGGTCCTCATCCGCGAAGTGCAATGGGACGTCTTCGGCCGTGAGATCATTCATGTGGACTTCGAGCGAAAAAGTGCCGCGGAAAAGGTGAGAGTCGTCGTCCCGATTGAATTGCGCAACGTGCCGAAACAATCCGGCGGAGCGGTCCTGGATCAACCCCTGCACACGGTCCACGTGGAATGCCCTCTGGGCAACATTCCGGAGGCGATCCGGGTCGACATTACGCATCTGAGTGTAGGCCATCCGATCCACGTCAAAGACCTGGTGGTTCCCGCAGGCGTGAAGATTTTGGAGTCGCCGGAGGCAGTGGTCGTACAGTTGAAAGTGCCAGGGGCTGCCGAAACTGCCGCGGCGCCGGCTGCTGAAGCCGCTCCCACTGCCCCGGAAGTCATCAAGAAAGAGCGCAAGGCGGAGGAAGCGGAAGAGAAGTAA
- the pth gene encoding aminoacyl-tRNA hydrolase: MKIVVGLGNPGNRYVGTRHNVGFEVIDTLARHLQVGSFREKFESLIAEGKRGDDTLLLVKPQTYMNLSGRAVRALLDFYKLPLQHLLVVCDDIHLPLGKLRLRPRGSHGGHNGLRDIQLHLGTEEYPRLRIGVGEPEPGEAVDHVLSRFRASEQPIIAEAIARAAQAVECWAERGLEAAMNRFNAPDKPAKRSSARSRPSPQPSSASSPPASKANPDPETLTVMTAPIPVAQPEQEAPPPAPSEDSSPPSHEAASPSDFGTSGNPPATS, translated from the coding sequence ATGAAAATCGTCGTCGGTTTGGGCAACCCCGGCAATCGTTACGTCGGCACGCGCCACAACGTCGGCTTCGAGGTCATCGACACCCTGGCCCGCCATCTCCAAGTTGGCTCCTTTCGAGAAAAATTTGAGTCCCTCATCGCGGAAGGCAAACGGGGTGATGACACCCTCTTGCTTGTCAAGCCCCAGACATACATGAACTTGAGCGGCCGTGCGGTGCGTGCTCTCCTGGATTTTTACAAGCTCCCCCTCCAGCACCTGCTCGTCGTTTGTGACGACATTCATCTGCCGTTGGGCAAACTGCGGCTGCGTCCCCGCGGTAGCCACGGGGGACACAATGGCCTGCGGGACATCCAACTCCATTTGGGCACGGAAGAGTATCCGCGCCTGCGCATCGGGGTGGGGGAGCCAGAACCGGGAGAGGCCGTCGATCATGTGCTCAGCCGCTTCCGGGCCAGCGAGCAACCGATCATAGCCGAGGCGATCGCGCGCGCCGCCCAAGCCGTGGAATGTTGGGCCGAACGAGGCCTCGAGGCGGCCATGAACCGCTTCAATGCTCCGGACAAACCAGCGAAACGCTCCTCTGCCCGCTCTCGGCCCTCCCCCCAACCTTCCTCCGCCTCTTCGCCGCCCGCCTCGAAAGCTAACCCCGATCCGGAAACTCTGACCGTCATGACCGCGCCCATCCCCGTCGCACAGCCGGAGCAGGAGGCGCCCCCCCCTGCCCCCTCCGAAGACTCCTCTCCGCCTTCCCACGAGGCCGCCTCCCCTTCAGATTTCGGCACCTCTGGCAATCCTCCGGCCACTTCATAG
- the rpsF gene encoding 30S ribosomal protein S6, giving the protein MPVNTYETMLLLDPTKVSTDSEGVLKHLHALWERHEAKILVSRPWDYNHKLAYPIRKFKKGAYHVIYYQQDSQKQRELDRDIKLQEGLVLRHLTIRLHPKWVDAMLNVAREDHSTAFALRGMREDVPLAEDVPPSATPDSGAAEAPPASTPTPAPTPAPTRRSRRSAEGADKSE; this is encoded by the coding sequence ATGCCAGTCAACACCTACGAAACGATGTTGCTCCTGGACCCCACCAAGGTCAGTACGGACAGCGAGGGAGTCCTCAAGCATTTGCATGCCCTCTGGGAACGGCATGAGGCGAAGATTCTCGTCAGCCGCCCTTGGGACTACAACCACAAATTGGCCTATCCGATTCGCAAGTTCAAAAAAGGGGCGTATCACGTCATCTATTATCAGCAGGACAGCCAAAAACAGCGGGAACTGGACCGTGATATCAAACTCCAGGAAGGCCTCGTCCTGCGCCATCTGACAATCCGTTTGCATCCCAAATGGGTGGACGCCATGCTCAACGTGGCACGCGAGGATCATTCGACGGCCTTCGCTCTGCGGGGCATGCGTGAAGATGTACCTTTGGCAGAAGACGTGCCTCCCTCAGCGACCCCGGACAGCGGAGCCGCCGAAGCTCCTCCAGCTTCCACTCCGACTCCGGCCCCGACGCCTGCACCCACCCGCCGCTCGCGCCGCAGCGCGGAGGGTGCCGATAAATCGGAATAA
- a CDS encoding single-stranded DNA-binding protein has protein sequence MATLNKVMLIGRLTDNPEAPRTLPSGNTVIKFRFAVGRSRKNPQTGQWENDPNPLYIDCEAYSRPDTRRNLPELIYQYARKGDPLYIEGRLQLDQWEDKNGGGKRSKHKVVVESIEFLGSRNPDGPPPAPANRSNSRVTASAPHDEELPDSYTPDTPSTGQEDEDPIPF, from the coding sequence ATGGCGACGTTGAACAAAGTGATGTTGATTGGCCGGCTGACCGACAATCCGGAAGCTCCACGCACCCTTCCCAGCGGCAACACGGTCATCAAGTTCCGCTTTGCCGTCGGGCGCAGCCGCAAAAATCCCCAAACCGGGCAATGGGAAAACGATCCCAACCCCCTCTACATCGATTGTGAAGCCTACAGCCGGCCGGACACACGCCGCAATCTGCCCGAACTGATCTACCAATATGCGCGCAAGGGAGACCCGCTCTACATTGAGGGGCGGTTGCAACTCGACCAATGGGAAGACAAAAACGGCGGCGGCAAACGCTCCAAACACAAAGTCGTGGTGGAAAGCATCGAATTCCTGGGCAGCCGCAATCCCGATGGCCCGCCTCCCGCCCCGGCCAACCGTTCCAATTCCCGCGTGACCGCCTCTGCTCCCCACGATGAGGAATTGCCGGACTCCTATACCCCGGATACCCCCTCCACCGGCCAAGAGGATGAGGACCCCATTCCTTTCTGA
- the rplI gene encoding 50S ribosomal protein L9, with protein sequence MAKKSSAKAAGQAATTASTQRQPKKKIKKRQQVKKDPHGNVFVVLVQDVPHLGRQGEVVRVRPGYARNYLYPYGLAVPPTEENLRRLEQYKIQVQKAREAKIADLKVLAEQLSRLPVITIEANANEEGHLYGSIGPVEISKYLKGKNLLVEPEMIRMEQHIKEANTIVEVPVHLGYSIEAKIQVAVIAATRR encoded by the coding sequence ATGGCCAAGAAAAGCTCAGCCAAGGCAGCCGGTCAAGCCGCGACAACCGCTTCCACCCAACGCCAGCCCAAAAAGAAAATCAAAAAGCGGCAACAGGTGAAAAAGGACCCGCATGGCAACGTCTTCGTCGTGCTAGTCCAGGATGTTCCTCATCTCGGACGGCAAGGAGAGGTCGTGCGGGTTCGTCCCGGCTATGCCCGCAATTACCTGTATCCCTACGGATTGGCGGTACCCCCCACCGAGGAAAACCTCCGCCGCTTGGAACAGTACAAGATTCAGGTCCAGAAAGCACGCGAAGCGAAAATCGCGGACCTCAAGGTGTTGGCCGAGCAACTCTCCCGCCTGCCCGTTATCACCATCGAAGCCAACGCCAACGAAGAAGGCCATCTCTATGGGTCGATCGGTCCGGTCGAAATCAGCAAATACCTCAAGGGGAAGAATCTGCTTGTCGAACCGGAAATGATCCGCATGGAGCAGCACATCAAGGAGGCCAACACCATCGTCGAAGTGCCGGTGCACCTGGGCTATTCCATCGAAGCCAAGATTCAGGTCGCCGTTATCGCCGCGACCCGGCGTTGA
- a CDS encoding putative molybdenum carrier protein — MAAFELKRVISGGQTGADLGGLKAAKACGIPTGGWMPKGFLTEDGPKPEYERLYGMLALPTSEYTKRTRRNVEFARGTLCIASRWNADGVAATLRYAEELQRPLLKIPYPKSPRSKVKVTPEEVFQWLVQNNIFVLNVAGNRESNAEGIEEFTYRFLVQVFQLVKNQSAGGVSAPPIVSSGI; from the coding sequence ATGGCGGCATTTGAGTTGAAGCGGGTGATTTCCGGGGGGCAGACGGGTGCGGATTTGGGAGGTTTGAAGGCCGCTAAAGCCTGTGGCATACCTACGGGCGGCTGGATGCCGAAAGGTTTTCTGACCGAGGATGGCCCGAAGCCCGAATACGAGCGGCTCTACGGCATGCTGGCTTTACCCACAAGCGAATACACCAAGCGAACACGTCGGAATGTGGAATTTGCTCGGGGCACGCTCTGTATCGCCAGTCGCTGGAATGCGGATGGTGTGGCTGCCACTCTCCGCTATGCCGAAGAACTCCAGCGGCCCTTATTGAAAATCCCGTATCCGAAATCCCCGCGTTCCAAAGTGAAAGTGACGCCGGAAGAGGTGTTCCAATGGCTGGTCCAAAATAACATTTTTGTGTTGAACGTGGCGGGGAATCGCGAAAGTAACGCCGAGGGGATCGAGGAATTCACCTACCGCTTTTTGGTGCAGGTTTTTCAACTGGTCAAAAACCAGTCAGCCGGGGGAGTCAGCGCGCCGCCCATCGTGTCTTCCGGAATATAG
- the dnaB gene encoding replicative DNA helicase gives MSDGLNERALPHNLEAEKGVLGGILRDPDELPTVQQLLRPDNFYLDAHQKIYAAILELANENLPIDLVMLHERLKRNKQLEDVGGALYLTELWEAVPTGANAEYHARIVRDAAMVRSLIHAGTEILREAYERTQSADELVAQAERRIMDIARAGLIGETKTLSEAIHEAFARIDARTGRDSSQLAVSGLPTGYVDLDNLLAGLQNSELIVIAARPSVGKTAFALNIVRNVITNYDAATHGGEAGPPVLFVSLEMTRIELAERLLCCQARVDSHKVRKGTLHAEDIQKLMDAGDVLRRAKLYLDDTPSRSMMQIAALARRLMKKHEKEGGLRLVVIDYLQLIEPENRRDPRQEQVAQISRRLKFLARELGIPVVALAQVNRASEERQDHKPRLADLRESGSIEQDADTVLILHRPGRYEGSQEDNILEVIVAKQRNGPTGEITLTYLKPYNRYENYIADISYSGDGL, from the coding sequence ATGTCCGACGGACTGAATGAGCGTGCTTTACCCCATAACCTTGAAGCGGAAAAAGGGGTCCTGGGAGGCATTCTCCGCGACCCTGACGAATTGCCGACCGTGCAACAGTTGTTACGTCCTGACAATTTCTATCTCGATGCGCACCAGAAGATCTACGCTGCCATCCTGGAGCTGGCCAACGAGAACCTTCCCATCGATCTGGTCATGCTCCATGAGCGGCTGAAGCGGAACAAACAACTGGAAGATGTGGGAGGCGCCCTTTATCTGACCGAATTGTGGGAGGCGGTTCCTACAGGGGCGAATGCGGAATACCATGCCCGCATCGTGCGGGATGCCGCCATGGTGCGCAGCCTCATCCACGCGGGCACGGAAATCCTCCGGGAAGCCTACGAACGCACACAATCGGCAGATGAGTTGGTCGCCCAGGCGGAACGCCGCATCATGGACATCGCCAGGGCGGGCTTGATTGGCGAAACCAAGACCCTTTCGGAAGCCATCCATGAAGCCTTCGCCCGCATCGATGCCCGGACAGGACGGGACAGCAGTCAATTGGCGGTGAGCGGCCTGCCCACCGGTTATGTGGACCTCGACAACCTCCTGGCAGGATTGCAGAACTCCGAGTTGATTGTCATCGCTGCCCGTCCGTCGGTCGGAAAAACCGCCTTTGCTCTCAACATCGTCCGCAATGTCATCACCAATTACGATGCCGCCACTCATGGGGGTGAAGCGGGTCCGCCGGTACTCTTTGTCAGTTTGGAGATGACCCGAATCGAACTGGCGGAACGCCTCCTGTGCTGCCAAGCACGCGTCGATAGCCACAAGGTTCGCAAAGGCACACTCCACGCCGAGGATATTCAAAAGTTGATGGACGCGGGCGATGTGCTACGCCGGGCCAAATTGTATCTGGACGACACCCCCTCCCGCAGCATGATGCAGATCGCCGCTCTGGCTCGACGGCTGATGAAAAAACACGAGAAGGAAGGCGGTTTACGCCTGGTGGTCATCGATTACTTGCAACTGATCGAGCCAGAGAATCGCCGTGATCCCCGGCAGGAACAGGTGGCGCAGATCAGCCGGCGCCTGAAGTTCCTAGCGCGAGAGCTGGGCATTCCCGTCGTCGCCCTGGCGCAGGTCAACCGCGCCTCTGAAGAACGGCAAGACCATAAACCGCGCCTGGCCGATCTGCGCGAATCCGGCAGCATCGAGCAGGACGCCGACACCGTGTTGATCCTCCACCGCCCCGGACGTTACGAAGGCTCGCAGGAGGACAATATCTTGGAGGTCATCGTCGCCAAGCAGCGCAACGGCCCCACCGGAGAAATCACCCTCACCTATCTCAAGCCCTACAACCGCTACGAGAATTACATCGCGGATATCAGTTACAGCGGAGACGGCTTATGA